A genomic window from Haliaeetus albicilla chromosome 10, bHalAlb1.1, whole genome shotgun sequence includes:
- the LOC138687294 gene encoding SNF-related serine/threonine-protein kinase-like isoform X2, whose product MAGSQGCGEGKIAGLYDLERTLGKGHFAVVKLARHVFTGQRVAVKVIDKSKLAGEAAGQLLQEVRCMKLVQHPNVVRLYEVIDTHAKLYLILELGDGGDMFDHIMRHEGGLAETRAKHYFAQIVHAISYCHKLHVVHRDLKPENVVFFQEQGVVKLTDFGFSNRFQPGKMLTTSCGSLAYSAPEILLGDEYDAPAVDIWSLGVILYMLVCGHPPFQEANDSETLTMIMDCRYTVPPHVSAQCADLISRMLQRDPKQRASLEQIEGHAWLQGVDPSPASRCLLPLTSHKRMSKEEHEIILQAMMCGNIADRDTIQEALEADRYNHITATYFLLAERMLREKQEKQGHRLSLVYNLAKEVQSRTNLSDTFGPMGSSSGLLPFTEVPGGLAAGSRLPPLPTGGDIGGRQPPRTLLKVPAVDTTITKSTPALQQICEEEEEEEEEEEEGRPSTMERKSSSLNQEQMRAFLHARRPPGRREVWGPGAELGGWGGCPGAAWAGKGVSGGRGPPAMQGDRAEPPRREEDREAGGSSAELPRERGASPSPRSSSAGVPQVLGAETTPTTFPSPTDKSPGQGAPTSPARWLVESSGPGGTEGGTESVIKLDPGKSKGGSLRDRLLQFPLCEKALAFKIRPGSKESLLSLGQFNCCHVI is encoded by the exons ATGGCCGGGTCGCAGGGCTGCGGCGAGGGGAAGATCGCGGGGCTGTATGACCTGGAGCGCACGCTGGGCAAGGGCCACTTTGCGGTGGTGAAGCTGGCGCGGCACGTCTTCACCGGGCAGCGGGTGGCCGTCAAGGTGATCGACAAGAGCAAGCTGGCAggggaggcagcggggcagcTCCTGCAAGAGGTGCGCTGCATGAAGCTGGTCCAGCACCCCAACGTGGTGCGCCTCTACGAGGTCATTGACACCCATGCCAAGCTCTACCTCATCCTGGAGCTGGGCGATGGTGGGGACATGTTTGACCACATCATGCGGCACGAGGGCGGGCTGGCCGAGACACGGGCCAAGCACTACTTTGCCCAGATCGTCCACGCCATCTCCTACTGCCACAAGCTCCACGTGGTGCACCGTGACCTCAAGCCCGAGAACGTGGTTTTCTTCCAGGAGCAGGGGGTGGTCAAGCTCACCGACTTCGGCTTCAGCAACCGCTTCCAACCTGGCAAGATGCTCACCACCAGCTGCGGCTCGCTGGCCTACTCGGCACCCGAGATCCTGCTCGGGGATGAGTACGATGCCCCGGCTGTCG aCATCTGGAGCCTGGGGGTCATCCTCTACATGCTGGTGTGCGGCCACCCGCCCTTCCAGGAGGCCAATGACAGCGAGACCCTCACCATGATCATGGATTGCCGCTACACCGTCCCCCCGCACGTCTCTGCACAGTGCGCTGA TCTCATCTCCAGGATGCTGCAGCGGGACCCGAAGCAGCGAGCCTCCCTGGAGCAGATCGAGGGCCACGCATGGCTGCAGGGGGTGGACCCGTCCCCTGCCAGCCGCTGCCTGCTGCCCCTCACCTCCCACAAGCGCATGTCCAAGGAGGAGCACGAAATCATCCTCCAGGCCATGATGTGCGGGAACATTGCAGATCGGGACACCATCCAGGA GGCACTGGAGGCTGACCGCTACAACCACATCACAGCCACATATTTCCTGCTGGCAGAGAGGATGCTGCGGGAGAAGCAGGAGAAGCAGGGCCACCGCCTCAGCCTCGTCTACAACCTGGCCAAGGAGGTACAGAGCAG GACCAACTTATCGGACACGTTCGGccccatgggcagcagcagcggccTCTTGCCCTTTACAGAGGTGCCAGGTGGCCTCGCCGCAGGGTCCCGGCTGCCTCCCCTGCCCACCGGAGGGGACATCGGCGGCCGGCAGCCCCCGCGGACCCTGCTGAAGGTCCCCGCTGTTGACACCACCATCACCAAGAGCACCCCGGCCCTGCAGCAGATCtgcgaggaggaagaggaggaggaggaggaggaggaggaggggaggccCAGTACCATGGAGAGGAAGAGCAGCTCGCTGAACCAGGAGCAGATGCGAGCCTTCCTGCACGCCCGCCGCCCACCTGGCCGCAGGGAGGTGTGGGGACCGGGGGCCGagctggggggctggggtgggtgcCCGGGCGCGGCCTGGGCCGGGAAGGGAGTGAGTGGGGGCCGGGGTCCCCCAGCGATGCAGGGGGACAGAGCTGAGCCCCCTAGGAGGGAGGAGGACAGAGAGGCTGGGGGCTCCTCGGCAGAGCTCCCCAGGGAAAGGGGAGCCAGCCCATCACCccggagcagctctgctggggtcCCCCAGGTGCTGGGGGCAGAGACGACCCCCACCACCTTCCCAAGCCCCACGGACAAGTCCCCGGGGCAGGGGGCACCCACCAGCCCAGCCCGGTGGCTGGTGGAGAGCTCAGGCCCCGGGGGCACCGAGGGGGGCACGGAGAGCGTGATCAAGCTGGACCCGGGCAAGAGCAAGGGGGGCAGCCTGCGGGACAGGCTCCTGCAGTTCCCGCTCTGTGAGAAAGCCCTGGCCTTCAAAATCCGGCCAGGCTCCAAGGAGAGCCTCCTCTCACTGGGGCAGTTCAACTGCTGCCACGTCATTTAA
- the LOC138687294 gene encoding SNF-related serine/threonine-protein kinase-like isoform X1 produces the protein MGVSGCPRVLRSGGGSIWMSRVLGTGGGVIDGCPGPGMLGTGRWGVGGAQGAGDSDVLGILVSTVLGDLVFGGAPSPTPHCSAAPPSHSAQCPSPPDAATMAGSQGCGEGKIAGLYDLERTLGKGHFAVVKLARHVFTGQRVAVKVIDKSKLAGEAAGQLLQEVRCMKLVQHPNVVRLYEVIDTHAKLYLILELGDGGDMFDHIMRHEGGLAETRAKHYFAQIVHAISYCHKLHVVHRDLKPENVVFFQEQGVVKLTDFGFSNRFQPGKMLTTSCGSLAYSAPEILLGDEYDAPAVDIWSLGVILYMLVCGHPPFQEANDSETLTMIMDCRYTVPPHVSAQCADLISRMLQRDPKQRASLEQIEGHAWLQGVDPSPASRCLLPLTSHKRMSKEEHEIILQAMMCGNIADRDTIQEALEADRYNHITATYFLLAERMLREKQEKQGHRLSLVYNLAKEVQSRTNLSDTFGPMGSSSGLLPFTEVPGGLAAGSRLPPLPTGGDIGGRQPPRTLLKVPAVDTTITKSTPALQQICEEEEEEEEEEEEGRPSTMERKSSSLNQEQMRAFLHARRPPGRREVWGPGAELGGWGGCPGAAWAGKGVSGGRGPPAMQGDRAEPPRREEDREAGGSSAELPRERGASPSPRSSSAGVPQVLGAETTPTTFPSPTDKSPGQGAPTSPARWLVESSGPGGTEGGTESVIKLDPGKSKGGSLRDRLLQFPLCEKALAFKIRPGSKESLLSLGQFNCCHVI, from the exons ATGGGGGTGTCGGGTTGCCCTAGGGTGCTGAGAAGTGGTGGTGGGAGTATTTGGATGTCCAGGGTGCTGGGGACTGGAGGTGGGGTCATAGATGGGTGCCCAGGTCCTGGGATGCTGGGGACTGGGAGGTGGGGTGTCGGGGGtgcccagggtgctggggactCTGATGTGCTGGGGATCCTGGTGTCCACGGTGCTGGGAGACCTGGTATTTGGGGGTGCCCCATCCCCCACACCACATTGCTCAGCagctcccccatcccacagcgCCCAATGCCCGTCCCCGCCTGACGCCGCCACCATGGCCGGGTCGCAGGGCTGCGGCGAGGGGAAGATCGCGGGGCTGTATGACCTGGAGCGCACGCTGGGCAAGGGCCACTTTGCGGTGGTGAAGCTGGCGCGGCACGTCTTCACCGGGCAGCGGGTGGCCGTCAAGGTGATCGACAAGAGCAAGCTGGCAggggaggcagcggggcagcTCCTGCAAGAGGTGCGCTGCATGAAGCTGGTCCAGCACCCCAACGTGGTGCGCCTCTACGAGGTCATTGACACCCATGCCAAGCTCTACCTCATCCTGGAGCTGGGCGATGGTGGGGACATGTTTGACCACATCATGCGGCACGAGGGCGGGCTGGCCGAGACACGGGCCAAGCACTACTTTGCCCAGATCGTCCACGCCATCTCCTACTGCCACAAGCTCCACGTGGTGCACCGTGACCTCAAGCCCGAGAACGTGGTTTTCTTCCAGGAGCAGGGGGTGGTCAAGCTCACCGACTTCGGCTTCAGCAACCGCTTCCAACCTGGCAAGATGCTCACCACCAGCTGCGGCTCGCTGGCCTACTCGGCACCCGAGATCCTGCTCGGGGATGAGTACGATGCCCCGGCTGTCG aCATCTGGAGCCTGGGGGTCATCCTCTACATGCTGGTGTGCGGCCACCCGCCCTTCCAGGAGGCCAATGACAGCGAGACCCTCACCATGATCATGGATTGCCGCTACACCGTCCCCCCGCACGTCTCTGCACAGTGCGCTGA TCTCATCTCCAGGATGCTGCAGCGGGACCCGAAGCAGCGAGCCTCCCTGGAGCAGATCGAGGGCCACGCATGGCTGCAGGGGGTGGACCCGTCCCCTGCCAGCCGCTGCCTGCTGCCCCTCACCTCCCACAAGCGCATGTCCAAGGAGGAGCACGAAATCATCCTCCAGGCCATGATGTGCGGGAACATTGCAGATCGGGACACCATCCAGGA GGCACTGGAGGCTGACCGCTACAACCACATCACAGCCACATATTTCCTGCTGGCAGAGAGGATGCTGCGGGAGAAGCAGGAGAAGCAGGGCCACCGCCTCAGCCTCGTCTACAACCTGGCCAAGGAGGTACAGAGCAG GACCAACTTATCGGACACGTTCGGccccatgggcagcagcagcggccTCTTGCCCTTTACAGAGGTGCCAGGTGGCCTCGCCGCAGGGTCCCGGCTGCCTCCCCTGCCCACCGGAGGGGACATCGGCGGCCGGCAGCCCCCGCGGACCCTGCTGAAGGTCCCCGCTGTTGACACCACCATCACCAAGAGCACCCCGGCCCTGCAGCAGATCtgcgaggaggaagaggaggaggaggaggaggaggaggaggggaggccCAGTACCATGGAGAGGAAGAGCAGCTCGCTGAACCAGGAGCAGATGCGAGCCTTCCTGCACGCCCGCCGCCCACCTGGCCGCAGGGAGGTGTGGGGACCGGGGGCCGagctggggggctggggtgggtgcCCGGGCGCGGCCTGGGCCGGGAAGGGAGTGAGTGGGGGCCGGGGTCCCCCAGCGATGCAGGGGGACAGAGCTGAGCCCCCTAGGAGGGAGGAGGACAGAGAGGCTGGGGGCTCCTCGGCAGAGCTCCCCAGGGAAAGGGGAGCCAGCCCATCACCccggagcagctctgctggggtcCCCCAGGTGCTGGGGGCAGAGACGACCCCCACCACCTTCCCAAGCCCCACGGACAAGTCCCCGGGGCAGGGGGCACCCACCAGCCCAGCCCGGTGGCTGGTGGAGAGCTCAGGCCCCGGGGGCACCGAGGGGGGCACGGAGAGCGTGATCAAGCTGGACCCGGGCAAGAGCAAGGGGGGCAGCCTGCGGGACAGGCTCCTGCAGTTCCCGCTCTGTGAGAAAGCCCTGGCCTTCAAAATCCGGCCAGGCTCCAAGGAGAGCCTCCTCTCACTGGGGCAGTTCAACTGCTGCCACGTCATTTAA